GGTACCGCACGTTTCAGCGGCGGGAGGCAATCCGTTGGCTGCGCGGCGAATTCGACCACCACAAGGTGAACGTCCCGGTGCGGTGGCTGCACGGCACCGACGACAAGGTGCTGACACCGGAACTGCTGCGGGTACTGCCCGAACACTGTTCGGACTTCGAGCTCGAGCTGGTGCCCGGCGTGGGGCACTGGATCGTCGAACAATGTCCCGAGCTCGTCCTCGACCGGCTGCGGACGTTTCTGAAGACCACTTAAGATCGGGCGGATGAGGTTGTCCGCGCTGGATCTGGCGACGCGCAAGTTCTGGCGCGCGACCGGCCGGGAGGTCGACCCGCAGGGTGACGAGTCATGGCTTGCCGCCCCGATGGGCGTCGCGGGCTGGATGCAGGCCGAAGCGGTCCGGCGCGGCGGAACGCTGGTCGACGACGACCCCGACGCGGGCCTGCAGCCGTCGCTGTCGGTGCTGGCGGGGCCGGGCTTCGATCCCGCCGTGGTGCACCCGGTGATCCATGACTTCTATACCCGCACCGCCCGATGGCGGATGGAGGTGTGGAGCAGTTGGTCCCCGCTGTTCTGGCCGGCCGGTGAAGCGGTGTCACGGCTTTTCGGCAGGCGAGTGCAGCAACTGGCGCTGCCGATGCGTCCGCTGGACGTGGCCTACGGCATGGACGGCAGGGTGTCGGTGATCAGCGATGCCTCCGGTGACCAGGCCGCCGCGGCGTGGGTGCGCACCCTGCGCCGCAGCGGTGACACGGTGTTCAGCGGATGTTACTCGCGCGCAACGCTTCCCGGTGCGCGACGGCCGAGTGTGCACGTCGCCTTCCCGCTGGAGGACGGCAACCTGCAGGTCTTCCTGCAGCCGCAACACCGGCCCGGTGGCGGTCTGCGCCTGGTCTCGCCGGCCGGTTCATGGGGCACCGACGGCGCCTACATCCTGGTTCGTGACCGCGGCCGGCATTTCGCCCGCCGGGTGCCGTTGCACGAGACGTTCGATCTCTACCTCGACGACGAGGCGGTGTTGCGCACCGACCACGTGCTGAGGATCTGGAACATGCCCGCGGTCCGGTTGCACTACAAGTTGGAACGCCACGGGACGTAACCGGTGCGACCGTTCCAGAACCCGTGCTCGGACAGCGGCCGAAACCGGTAGGTGGCGAATTCCCGGTGGAAGTCGCGGCGGCGCCGTTCGGTCATCGCGTCCGCATGGCGGCCGGGGTGCTCGATCCCGGCCGGCGCCCGCCCGTGGACCATATCGGTCATCGACTGCACCGACCGCCAGATCGAGAAGGTCGATACCGATCGCGGCGGGCGCATCGCGGCCAGCGCCAGCGTGGCATCGGGATGATCGCGCACCAATCGCTCGACCGGGCGGCCCCACGACAGGAAGCGCGGCAGTTCCGGCAACCGCATCCGGGCCAGTGTGACGGCGACGACGGGCTCGTCATCCTCCCAGCGGGTGGTCTGCGGGCGCAGATCAGACAGCTCGCTCACCGTGGACCAGCGGCGCAGGAAGGTCATCCGGACATGCCAGCCGGCGCCGAACCAGCCACCCTGCGGACCGGTCAGGAAGGCCTCGACGGCTGCCTCGTCGTCCCAGCGGGCAAACATCGCCATCCGGCGTAGCTGCATCCGCTCGGGGGACAATGCCGGCGCGCCCAACCGCATCAGGGCCAGGCACTCGGCGTGCCGCAGACCGTCCACCACCGGCGGCCGCCGCAGCAGCGGCATGCTCACCCGCGCGGGCATCTGGGCGAGGTGAAACGTGAAGATCCCGGTCATCGCGCGTCGAGCTCGCGGATCAATCTCTTGGCCGCCACCAACCGGAACGATGCGTCGACCAACTCCCGCACCTCGTTCCAATCCACCTCTGTCGCCGTGAGATCCAGGCCCAGCCAGCCGAACGGGCCCATGTAGGCGGGGAAGAAGAACCGGGCGTCCTGTTCCAGCGAGCGCCGGTCGGACTCGTCGACCTTGATCAACAGTGAGTAGGGGTAGACGATCATCCCCGCGTCGGATTTACGGCTGCCGCCGTACATGGCGAACATCTTCGGAGCGCAGAACACCGGTCGGCCCCAGGACACCTTCTCGAAGGCCTCCGGGAAGCCGAGGGCCACTCTGCGCAGCTCGGCCAACCCGAAATCATCGTCGGAGAACACGACCGGATGCGGCACAGGTGATGAGTTTAATCGCTCGCTGCCCCACCTCCGGCGCCCTTTTAGCTGGTGGGCCGGAGCCGTCGGTGCCCTGGACTAACCTGACCAGAGTGAGCTCACCGGATGCAGAGGCGCGTGGTCGCTGGCAGGAACTTGCCGAGGAGGTGCGTGGGCACCAGTTCCGGTACTACGTCAAGGACGCCCCGGTCATCTCCGACGCGGATTTCGACGTACTGCTGCGCCGCCTGGAGGCGCTCGAGGAGCAATACCCCGAACTGCGCACCCCGGATTCGCCCACGCAACTGGTCGGGGGTGCCGGCTTCGCCACAGATTTCGCCGCGGCCGATCACCTGGAGCGGATGCTCTCGCTGGACAACGCCTTCGACACCGACGAACTGTCGGCGTGGGCGGCGCGGTTGGGTGCCGAGATCGGTACCGAGATCGACTATCTGTGCGAGCTCAAGATCGACGGTGTCGCGTTGGCGCTGGTGTACCGCGACGGTGTGTTGGTGCGCGCCGCCACCCGCGGCGACGGCCGCAGCGGTGAAGATGTCACCCTGAATGCCCGCACCATCGACGATATTCCCGAACGACTCACCGGCACAGACGAATTCCCCGTTCCTGCGGTGCTCGAGGTGCGCGGCGAGGTGTTCTTCCGGGTCGCCGATTTCGAGGACCTCAACGCCGGTCTGGTGGCCGAGGGAAAGCCGCCGTTCGCCAACCCGCGCAACAGCGCCGCCGGATCGTTGCGCCAGAAGAACCCCGCGGTGACCGCGCGGCGGCGGCTGCGCATGATCTGTCACGGTCTCGGCAAGGCCGAGGGGTTCACCCCGACCTCGCTGCACGATGCCTACCGGGCGCTGGGCGGCTGGGGGCTGCCGGTGTCCACCCACACCACCCGGGTCCGCGGCATCGCGGCGGTCGCCGAACGCATCGCCTATTGGGGTGAACACCGCCACGACGTCGAGCACGAGATCGACGGCCTGGTGGTCAAGGTCGACGACGTGTCGCTGCAGCGCCGCCTCGGTGCCACCTCGCGGGCCCCACGCTGGGCGATCGCCTACAAGTACCCGCCCGAGGAGGTCACCACCAAACTCCTCGACATCCGGGTCAATGTCGGACGCACCGGACGGGTCACCCCGTTCGCCTACATGGAGCCGGTGAAGGTCGCCGGGTCCACCGTCGGGCTGGCCACCCTGCACAACGCATCCGAGGTCAAGCGCAAGGGTGTGCTGATCGGTGACACGGTGGTGATCCGCAAGGCCGGCGATGTCATCCCCGAGGTGCTCGCTCCGGTGGTGGACCTGCGTGATGGCAGTGAACGCGAATTCGTCATGCCGACGCATTGTCCGGAGTGTGGGACTGCCTTGGCGCCAGCCAAGGAGGGCGATGCCGACATCCGTTGCCCGAACACCCGAACCTGCCCGGCACAGTTGCGCGAGCGCGTTTTTCACGTCGCGGGCCGGGGTGCGTTCGATATCGAGGGCCTCGGTTATGAGGCGGCCAGCGCGCTGCTGCAGGCGGGGGCCATCACCGACGAGGGCGACCTCTTCACGCTGACCGCAGACCAATTACTGCAGACCGACCTGTTCACCACCAAGGCCGGTGCACTCTCGGCCAACGGTAAACGGCTGCTGGCCAACCTGGACAAAGCGAAGTCCCAGCCGCTGTGGCGGGTGCTGGTCGCCCTGTCCATCCGGCATGTCGGCCCCACCGCGGCCCGCGCGCTGGCCGGCGAGTTCGGCAGTCTCGACGCCATCCGGGCGGCCTCGGAGGCGGAGCTGGCCGCCGTCGAGGGTGTCGGGCCGACCATCGCCGCCGCCGTCATCGAATGGTTCGACGTCGACTGGCACCGCACCATCGTCGACAAATGGCAGGACGCCGGCGTGCGCATGGTCGACGAGCGGGACGCCGGTATCGAGCGCACGCTGGAGGGCTTGTCCATCGTCGTCACCGGCTCGCTCACCGGCTTCTCACGCGACGAGGCCAAGGAGGCGATTCTGGCCCGCGGTGGCAAGGCCGCCGGATCGGTGTCGAAGAAGACCTCCTATGTCGTCGCCGGTGACGCGCCGGGCTCCAAGTACGACAAGGCGATGGAGCTGGGTGTGCCGGTGCTCGACGAGGACGGGTTCGTGAAGCTGCTGAGCGAGGGGCCGGAGCCGACGGACGAGTCCTAGCGGTATCCCTGCCGCATGTCCTCGACGATGCGCGGGTTCTCCAACGTCGAGGGCGGCAGCACCCGCGGCGCGTTGTCCGGCGGAAAGACCGTCGCCGCGCGCAACACCTCCGGTGTCATGAAGCGCAATGCCGGCGCATCGGCGGGCAGCGTGGGCTGAGGTGCCGATGCGCCATACCTCGCCAGCGCGAAACCCCAGTCGCCGAAGGTGGGGACGTGAACGTGATAGGGCGTCACCGCGAAACCGGCCGCACCCAGCGTGGACACCGTCCGCCAGAATGCGTTCGGCGTCGAGAACGGGCTGCCCGACTGCACCACCACCAGCGCATCGGGGGCGAGCACCCTGGTGAGCATGGCGTAGAACTCGACCGAGTACAGCCGGCCCAGGACCGGATTGTCGGGATCGGGCAGATCGATGATGACCGAGTCGAAGCCACCTGCCGGCCGCACGGTGGGTTCGCGTAGCCAGGTCATCGCGTCGTCGATGATCACCTGCACGCGAGGATCGTCCAGCGCGCCGCCGTTGGTATCGCGCAGCGGACCGCGGGCCAGCTCGATGACCGCCGGGTCCAGTTCCACCTGCACGATGGTCTCGACGCGGGGCATCCGCAGCAATTCGCGGGCGGCCAGGCCGTCGCCACCGCCGAGGATCAGTACTGCCCGTGCGCCCTCGCCCACGGCGGGATAGACCAGGCTTTCTGTGTAGCGGTATTCGTCACGCGTCGAGAACTGCAGCCCGCCATCGAGATACAGCCGGGTGTCGGTGCCGCGGCGGGTGACGACGATCTCCTGATAGGCCGATTGTTGGTAGGCGATGATCGGGTCGGCGTAGAGCCGCTGCCGGGTGGTGGTCTGGATACCGTCGGAAGCGACGATCAGCGCGGTCAACGTCACCGCGGCGGTGGTCAGCACGGCCAGCGCCGCGCCGAGCTGGCGACGACCGATGATGCTGCGCAGCAGGAACACCGAGACCACCGCGGCGGCAGCCAGATTGATCATCCCGGTGACCGCGGCGCCACGGATCATCCCGAGCTGCGGCAGCACCAAGAAGGGCCAGGCGAGTCCGCCGATCAGCGCGCCCAGATAATCCGCGGCGTTCAGGTTGGCCAGCACCCGACCGGCGTCGGCGGCACCTGCGGTTCGGCCGCGCTGTAACAGCGTCATCAACAGCGGGACCTCGGCGCCCACCAGGGTGCCGATCAGTGCCGTGCCCAGCACCAGGATCCACAATCCGTCCCCGATGAACGAGAACGCCACATACATTGCGGCAGCGGATAATCCACCGATGAGGCCGAGTAGGGTCTCCACCGCGATGAAGGTGATGGCGGCGTGGCCGAGGAAAGGTTTGACCGCCAGCGCGCCGGCGCCGAGGGCGGCCACGAACCCCGCCACGATCAGCGAGGTCGCGACGATACCGCCGCCGTGCAGGCTGGTGGACAGCGTCAGCAGGGCCAGCTCGTAGATCAGCCCGCAGGCCGCGCAGGCCGCCACCGCGGCCAGCAGCAATGCCCGCCATCGGGTGGTGGTCATGACAGCGCGGCGGCGTTCACCCCTCCCACCGCCAGCAGGATCACCGCGGTGGCGATGGCACCGGGGTGCAGCTTCTCGTCGGTGATCAGGTCGCGGAACCGCCCGGGTACCAGCGCCTCCAAGACGAGCAGCGCGGCGGCCTGCAGCACCACGGCGACAAGTCCGTAGACAAGGGCGTCGATCAGGCCCTGCCCGAGCTGGGCCGAACTGCTCATGATGGCCACGGCTGTCACCAGTGACAACGACCCGTACATTCCGCACGCGACGGCGACCGCGTTGGGGCGGTGTTGGACGAAGATGTGCTCGCGCAGGCTACCCGGCGTCAGCAGATCGGTCAGCAGGAACCCCGCGCCGAACACGATGATGCCGACGACGAAGTACAGCACCGCAGCGACCACGTTCTGCGTCAGGCTGGTCGCGTCGACAGAGCCGAACTCCACGGCAAGGATCGACGGCGCCGCCGTCGAAAGGTCGGACGTACCCATCGGTCCCATCGGTTCTCCTACTTCGTTCCGCCGGGTCCGCCGGAGCTACCGCCCGCGCCGCCCGCTGGTGAGCCGGGGGTGAACCCCGGGCCAAGGAAAATGAATCCGCCGCCGCTGTACCGGGCGTTGGTGTCTTCGACCCGGATGCTGCACGGGTACCGGCCCTCGGGGCCGACGGTGACGATATCGTCGTTGTAGCGCAGATACTCGGTGCCGCGATCCGATGCCCGCGCCTCGGGTGCGTGGTAGTCGGCGATATCGTCGGCCACGGTTTTGGGTGACCCGCTGCATTCGTAGCGTCCGTTGCCGCCGTCAGCGGAGTACTGTCGGTATGTTTCCCGCACGTGGTTGCGAACATCCTTGTTCTGCAACGCGATTCCGCTGATGAGCAGCAGCACTCCGAGTGTGCCCAGCAGTGCGGAGAAGCCGAACAGTGTGTTGCGCGTCATGGCCGCCAACGGCTTTCGGTGTGCACGATCATGCCGCCGGCACCGCCCTCGGGATAGAGATGCCAGGTCTGCCACCGCCACCCGGGACCGTCGGGTTCGGCGCAGAGCGCCGTCAGGGCGGCGTCGTCGCCGGGGAAGCTGCCGCCCAGCCAACCGATCTCGTACTCACAGCGGGTACGCAGATCGGCGGCGATACGTCGGAAGGACTCCTCATCGTGCACGACCGTGTCGGACATCATCCGGTAGCCCGGGCGCTCCGCGGCGGCAGGCAGGTGCGTGCTGTCGCCGAAATGGTGGCAGGACACCTGCTCACAGAACGGTCCGACGGTGACGACATGGGATGCGCCGAGCACTCCCAGCACCAGATCGGCACCCGTGGGGTGCGCCAGCGTGGCGCTTGCCAGGACACTCGGCGCCGGCGTATTCAGCGCCAGCCGCAGGTTTGCGCCGCTGACATCGGCGGATGGCACGTGGAGTCGGTACAACGGCAAGGGAGTGCCTACGTTCCTGCCGCGGGAGCCGGGTAGACGGTCAGTTCGCCGGCGCGCACCCTGGTGCCGTAGGACACTTCCCACGGCATCTCCGGGGCCCATCGCTCATAGCCGAGCTTGGCGCCATCGGCTCCGGTGTAATCGACGTAATCCATGTCCCCGCCGGCAGGCAGCCCGGTGGTGCCCTCGGTGGTGTAGGAAGCACGGCCGTTCTCGTCGACGGTGAACGTCACGCCGTCGACGGTCACGCTGCTGCCCGGCTCGGCGGGCAGCCCGACCCGCTTGTGCCACCACATCAGTTCCAGCCGGCCCTCGTCTTCTTCGACGCTGAACCAGACCGGCGGTTCATCGGCCTTGCCCTCCAACAGGTGTTCCCACCAGACGAACGGGCCTTCGCGCAGCGTCACCGAACCGCGCACCACATAGTCGGTGCCGCCGTGGCTGATGATGGCTCCGGGTCCGAGCTGGCGCGGACCGAACGTCTCGGTCTGCGAGGCGAAGCGCATCGGATCCTCGCGTGCGGCAGGCTTCTTCGGCGTCTTGGGCTTGCTGCGCGCGACGAGGAAGACGATGACGGCGGCGAGGATGAGGACGATGGCCAGGACGATCAGCAGTTCTCCCACGCAAGACCTTTCATCGGATCACCGGCAGTCGGGACGCATTTCCACCGTAACAGCCAGGCGTACAGCCGACTCTCAGCTTTGTGTCGGTCCGGGTCAGCGCAGGATGGTCGCGACGATGCCGGCCAGATAGCCCAGCCGAGCCACCTCCGACGGGCGGAAATCAGGGCCGCCGGCCCGACCGAGCAGCACCGCGGTGTTCGGGTCACCCAGGGGCGCGGCCGCCAGCGCCATGTCGATATCGCGCCAGACCCGCGGCACCCAGTCCGCGGTCCCGTCGAGTGCCTCGGCGTGCTGCAGCGGTAGCCACGGCGCACTGGCGGCCTGGGTCTCCGGCGCACCGGAACTCCCGACGACGCGCTCCACCCCGTTGTCGGAGCCGTCGGAGCGGACCACGGTGCACCAGCCCACACGCAGCACCTTGGGCGCCTCGTCGGCGAGAACCTGCAGTTTGTCGTGGCGGCCGTGGGCGGCGGCGATGTGGTCGACGAGCTCGAGTTCGCGGTGTGCCTCCAGCAGCCCGGTATGCGGCCGCACGCTGTCGACGTAGACACCCTTGATGTGCTCGGCGGCGGTGATCAGCGCGTCGGGCATGGCGCCGGGCGGCAGCTCGACGACCAGATCGTCGATCGCGTAACCGGCCCCGCGCTCGACCACGTCGAGGGACAGGATGTCGGCGCCGACCGAACCGAGGGCCACGGCGAGGGACCCGAGGCTGCCCGGTCGGTCCTCCAGCTGGACCCGCAGCAGATAAGACGGCACGGCGAACACCCTGTCACAGGGATCGGGCCGCGGCGATTCGGCCCGAGGGTCACGACTAGGCTTGAGCGCCGTGTCCCAGATTTCCCGAGACGAGGTCGCCCACCTGGCGCGCCTGGCCCGGCTCGCCCTGACCGACGGTGAACTCGACAGTTTCGCCGGCCAACTCGATGCGATCCTGGGCCATGTCGGCCAGATCCAATCCGTCGACGTCACCGGTGTGCAGGCCACGGACAACCCGCTGACGAGCGTCAACGTGACCCGCCCGGATGCCGTCGTGGCCGGGCTGAGCCAGGACGAGGCGCTGGCTGCGGCGCCGCGGGCCGAGGACGGCCGGTTCGCCGTGCCGCGGATTCTGGGGGAGGCCGAATAATGGGTACCGACTTGATCCGCGAAGACCTCATTCGCGAAGACGCCGCCACCCTGGCCACCCGGATCGCCGCCAAAGAGGTGTCTTCGACCGAGGTGACCCAGGCGCATCTGGACCAGATCGCCGCCACCGACGAGCGCTACCACGCATTCCTGCACGTCGGCGCCGAGCAGGCCCTGGCCGCGGCCGCCGAGGTGGACGCCAAGGTCGCCGCCGGTGAGCAACTGCCGTCCGCCCTGGCCGGGGTCCCGCTGGCGCTCAAGGACGTGTTCACCACGACCGATATGCCGACCACCTGCGGATCGAAGATCCTGGAGGGTTGGAACTCGCCCTACGACGCGACGGTCACCGCGCGGCTGCGTGCGGCGGGTATCCCGATCCTTGGCAAGACCAACATGGACGAGTTCGCGATGGGCAGCTCGACGGAGAACTCGGCCTACGGACCGACCCGCAACCCGTGGGACACCGACCGGGTACCGGGCGGTTCCGGCGGAGGCAGCGCGGCCGCGTTGGCCGCGTTCCAGGCGCCGCTGGCCATCGGTACCGACACCGGTGGTTCGATCCGGCAGCCGGCCGCGCTCACCTCGACT
The sequence above is drawn from the Mycolicibacterium neoaurum VKM Ac-1815D genome and encodes:
- a CDS encoding DUF2617 family protein, with product MPLYRLHVPSADVSGANLRLALNTPAPSVLASATLAHPTGADLVLGVLGASHVVTVGPFCEQVSCHHFGDSTHLPAAAERPGYRMMSDTVVHDEESFRRIAADLRTRCEYEIGWLGGSFPGDDAALTALCAEPDGPGWRWQTWHLYPEGGAGGMIVHTESRWRP
- the gatC gene encoding Asp-tRNA(Asn)/Glu-tRNA(Gln) amidotransferase subunit GatC gives rise to the protein MSQISRDEVAHLARLARLALTDGELDSFAGQLDAILGHVGQIQSVDVTGVQATDNPLTSVNVTRPDAVVAGLSQDEALAAAPRAEDGRFAVPRILGEAE
- a CDS encoding MmcQ/YjbR family DNA-binding protein encodes the protein MPHPVVFSDDDFGLAELRRVALGFPEAFEKVSWGRPVFCAPKMFAMYGGSRKSDAGMIVYPYSLLIKVDESDRRSLEQDARFFFPAYMGPFGWLGLDLTATEVDWNEVRELVDASFRLVAAKRLIRELDAR
- a CDS encoding DUF4247 domain-containing protein: MTRNTLFGFSALLGTLGVLLLISGIALQNKDVRNHVRETYRQYSADGGNGRYECSGSPKTVADDIADYHAPEARASDRGTEYLRYNDDIVTVGPEGRYPCSIRVEDTNARYSGGGFIFLGPGFTPGSPAGGAGGSSGGPGGTK
- the ligA gene encoding NAD-dependent DNA ligase LigA, producing MSSPDAEARGRWQELAEEVRGHQFRYYVKDAPVISDADFDVLLRRLEALEEQYPELRTPDSPTQLVGGAGFATDFAAADHLERMLSLDNAFDTDELSAWAARLGAEIGTEIDYLCELKIDGVALALVYRDGVLVRAATRGDGRSGEDVTLNARTIDDIPERLTGTDEFPVPAVLEVRGEVFFRVADFEDLNAGLVAEGKPPFANPRNSAAGSLRQKNPAVTARRRLRMICHGLGKAEGFTPTSLHDAYRALGGWGLPVSTHTTRVRGIAAVAERIAYWGEHRHDVEHEIDGLVVKVDDVSLQRRLGATSRAPRWAIAYKYPPEEVTTKLLDIRVNVGRTGRVTPFAYMEPVKVAGSTVGLATLHNASEVKRKGVLIGDTVVIRKAGDVIPEVLAPVVDLRDGSEREFVMPTHCPECGTALAPAKEGDADIRCPNTRTCPAQLRERVFHVAGRGAFDIEGLGYEAASALLQAGAITDEGDLFTLTADQLLQTDLFTTKAGALSANGKRLLANLDKAKSQPLWRVLVALSIRHVGPTAARALAGEFGSLDAIRAASEAELAAVEGVGPTIAAAVIEWFDVDWHRTIVDKWQDAGVRMVDERDAGIERTLEGLSIVVTGSLTGFSRDEAKEAILARGGKAAGSVSKKTSYVVAGDAPGSKYDKAMELGVPVLDEDGFVKLLSEGPEPTDES
- a CDS encoding DUF4178 domain-containing protein codes for the protein MGELLIVLAIVLILAAVIVFLVARSKPKTPKKPAAREDPMRFASQTETFGPRQLGPGAIISHGGTDYVVRGSVTLREGPFVWWEHLLEGKADEPPVWFSVEEDEGRLELMWWHKRVGLPAEPGSSVTVDGVTFTVDENGRASYTTEGTTGLPAGGDMDYVDYTGADGAKLGYERWAPEMPWEVSYGTRVRAGELTVYPAPAAGT
- a CDS encoding ACT domain-containing protein — translated: MFAVPSYLLRVQLEDRPGSLGSLAVALGSVGADILSLDVVERGAGYAIDDLVVELPPGAMPDALITAAEHIKGVYVDSVRPHTGLLEAHRELELVDHIAAAHGRHDKLQVLADEAPKVLRVGWCTVVRSDGSDNGVERVVGSSGAPETQAASAPWLPLQHAEALDGTADWVPRVWRDIDMALAAAPLGDPNTAVLLGRAGGPDFRPSEVARLGYLAGIVATILR
- a CDS encoding polyamine aminopropyltransferase, which encodes MTTTRWRALLLAAVAACAACGLIYELALLTLSTSLHGGGIVATSLIVAGFVAALGAGALAVKPFLGHAAITFIAVETLLGLIGGLSAAAMYVAFSFIGDGLWILVLGTALIGTLVGAEVPLLMTLLQRGRTAGAADAGRVLANLNAADYLGALIGGLAWPFLVLPQLGMIRGAAVTGMINLAAAAVVSVFLLRSIIGRRQLGAALAVLTTAAVTLTALIVASDGIQTTTRQRLYADPIIAYQQSAYQEIVVTRRGTDTRLYLDGGLQFSTRDEYRYTESLVYPAVGEGARAVLILGGGDGLAARELLRMPRVETIVQVELDPAVIELARGPLRDTNGGALDDPRVQVIIDDAMTWLREPTVRPAGGFDSVIIDLPDPDNPVLGRLYSVEFYAMLTRVLAPDALVVVQSGSPFSTPNAFWRTVSTLGAAGFAVTPYHVHVPTFGDWGFALARYGASAPQPTLPADAPALRFMTPEVLRAATVFPPDNAPRVLPPSTLENPRIVEDMRQGYR
- a CDS encoding DUF350 domain-containing protein gives rise to the protein MGTSDLSTAAPSILAVEFGSVDATSLTQNVVAAVLYFVVGIIVFGAGFLLTDLLTPGSLREHIFVQHRPNAVAVACGMYGSLSLVTAVAIMSSSAQLGQGLIDALVYGLVAVVLQAAALLVLEALVPGRFRDLITDEKLHPGAIATAVILLAVGGVNAAALS